The window CGCCGGTCGCGCAACTGATCGCGCACTTCCCGCAGCCAGATTAGCTTGACGGTGTTCCAGTTCATCAGGGGCGATGCTATCGGGATTCGGGGCTCGGGGCTCGTAAGGAAACGTCAGCCGCTCCGGGAGCAGTGAAACGAGCTGGATTCATCTTCGGTCGCTGTTGTCTCAAGTGTCATCGACGCGAACACTCGCGTGTCCCGAGTCCCGAGCGCCGATTTCATCGCGTTCCGAGATCAGCTTGAAGAACAATTCCTCAAGGTCGCGCTGGGCGAATTTGTCTTGAAGCTGCTTGAGCGTTCCTTCGGCAAGGATTTGGCCCCGATGGACGATGGCGATCTGATCGCAAAGCTTCTCCGCCTCGCGCATGATGTGGGTCGAAAAGACGATGCACTTCAGATGGTCGCGCAGCTCGATCACCGTTTCGAGCAGAGCCCGCGCGACGAGCACGTCGAGCCCGTTGGTTGGCTCGTCGAATATGACGACCGGCGGATCGTGGACGATGGCTCGAGCGATTGACACCTTTTGTCTCATGCCCGTCGACATCTTCGAGCAGAGCAGATCGCGAATGTCGTTCATCTTGAGCCGATCAAAGAGGGCGTTCATTCGCTCGGTGAGTAGCTCTGCTTCCATTCCATAGAGGCGGCCGAAATACTCGACCATCTCCCAGGCCGTCATCCGGTCGTAAATGCCCGTGTTCGCCGAGACGAAGCCGATTTGTCGGCGAACCAGCGAGGGCTGGGTGACGACGTCGTAGCCATTAACCGTCGCCGTGCCGTCCGTGGGCTGAAGCACCGTGCTCAGGATGCGCAGGGCGGTCGTCTTGCCGGCGCCGTTGGGACCGAGCAGCCCGTAGATCTGCCCCGGCACGGCGTCGAAGCTGATTCCGCCAAGCGCGACGAAGCGGCCCCGACGGAGATCGGAGTAGTGCTTCGTCAGGTTCCGAACGTGGATCATTCAATTCGCGCTCGCCGCGAGCGCCGGCTCCGCGGGGGCTTCGTCGACTAACTCGTAAAACACGTTTCGCCTGCGAGGAGTATACCCTAATTCGGAAATCGCGCCGCGGATTTCATCCAGGGTTAGATGATGCGCGGTGCCGGCGGCGGACACCACGTTCTCCTCGATCATCAGGCTCCCCATGTCGTTGGCCCCGAAGAGCAGGGCCAATTGCCCGGTCTTCAACCCCTGGGTGACCCAGCTCGACTGAATACTGGCGAAATTGTCGAGATAGAGCCGGCTGACCGCTTGCGTCTTGAGATACTCGAACGCGCCCGCGGGAGGAATCTCGGCCATGTCGGTATGATCGGGCTGAAACGTCCAACAGATATAAGCGGTAAACCCGCCGGTTTCGTCCTGCAATTGGCGCAATCGCTCCAAGTGTTCGATTCGTTCGGCGAGCGTTTCGACATGGCCGAACATCATGGTGGCCGTGCTGCGGCCTCCCAATTCGTGCCAGACGCGATGCACGTTGAGCCAATCGTCCGTCAGCACTTTGCCGCGCGTGATGGCTCGCCGCACGCGATCGACGAGAATCTCGCCGCCGCCGCCGGGGAGGCTGCCGAGCCCCGCGTCGCGGAGCCGCGCGAGCACCGTTGGCAGCGGCAGCTTCGAGACCTTCGTGAAATGGTGGATTTCGGGGGGGCTAAAGCCGTGGATGTTCACTTGCGGGAAATGCAGCTTGATGTCTTGCAACAATTCCTCGTACCACTCGATTTTGAATTCCGGGTGCAGGCCACCTTGCATCAGAATCTGATCGCCGCCGAGATCCACGGTCTCTTGAATCTTCGCGAGCAGCACGTCGCGGTCAAGCACATAGCCTTCGGCGTCCTTCGGCTTGCGATAGAACGCGCAGAAATCGCAGACGGCAGTGCAAATGTTCGTGTAGTTGACGTTCCGGTCGATGTTATAGGTGCGATACGACTCGGGATGCAACCGCCGCGTGACCGCGTCCGCCGCGCGACCGAGCGCCGCCAGGTCATGCGACTCGATCAGCCGCAAGCCATCGTCGGGCGTAAGCCGATCGCCGTCGATTGCCTTGTCGAGCAGTGCTTGCAGCATCGGGGTCTAGGGGTTGGAGACTGGGGACTGGGAAAGTTGATGCCCGGCACGCTCGGCCACCCTGGCAGCGCCGCCTAAGTAGCCGACGCGGCCAGCGTCGGCATTGCCATGCGCGGCCGCGCGGCACTCGTCAACTTCGAGTGAACGGCCGGGCGGGGCAAGTTTCATTTCCACGGCGCGCTCGTAGAACAATTGTAGGCCTCGCCGTTCAGGAGCGCCAAAGTAAAAGTGCAAATGGTCGCGCAGGTACGAAACGCATTGCGGCACAGTGAGCCCTAGCGGGGCGGCTTCGACCGCCGCGATCTGTTCAAGATCAACGACGCCTAGATCGCGGGCTTCGCCGAGCGCAACGTCCAGACCATCCAGGTCGACGCCAGCCCAAGCTGTCCATATGGCAAACACGAACGGCAATCCGGCCCAACGGCGCCACTCGTCGCCAAGGTCCCAGACCTCTGCAAACGCCCCGACAGGCGAATGGATTGCCCGGTCGCCGATCAGGAGCACGGCATCAGCCTTCGCATCGTCGAGAGTCGCTCCGATCGGCAACGGCGCCAAAGCCGGTTCCGAACCAAATCGCTGCTTGAGGAGAATTCGAGCCAATGCCGCGCTCGTGCGCGAGCCTTCATCGAGCGCGAGGCTCCGAATCTTCTCGGCCGGCACGCGGCAGAAAAGCTTGACGCTGAACACCGGCCCGCGGCAGGCGATGCAGGCATCAGAGACGATCCGATAGCCGGGGTCTTGGAAGAATTCGATCGAAGGAATCAAAGCCACATCGAAACGCCGCTGCGCCAATCCGTCAGCCAGCCGGCTGGGTAAATCGAAAATCACTTCGGCCTGCGGCGCCAGTCGCTCGAGCCGATGAACGAGCGGCTTGGTGTTCAGATAGTTGACAGCGCCCACCCGAATTTTCCCAGCGGCCATCGAACCACTCCATTCTGCCTCAGCCAATCACTATTCGTTTCGGACCGAGGCTTTGTGAAAAGATTCACTAGGCGGATTATAAGAGGCGCCGCCGCGACCGAAAAGGGCACGGTCGGCAATCCCCTAGGAGCAGAACCGCGATGGATCAAGAACGATTAACTGCCGGAACGTCCTCGCTCACGGCACGAGCGCGATTCCGGGCAGGATCAAGTCGTTGTGCCAGAACCGTCTCAGATCCCGAATCAAACGGCGAAATTTGTCGCCGTTCACTGGCTTCCTCACGTAGCCGTCGACTTGCTTGAACTCGCTTCGCAGCCGATCTTCCTCGCTCTTCGAACTCGTCAACACGACGACGGGAATCGCGCTCAGGGTTTTATCGATCCGGATCTCGGCCAACACGTCGGGTCCGTCGATCTTTGGCGACTCGAGATTGAGCAGAATCAAGTCGGGCCGCGGCACGCGAACAAACACGCCCCGTCGATGCAAGGAATCGAGCGCCTCGGCGCCATTTCAGAGCATGGTCAATCGATGATGAATGTGGGACCGATTCAAGGACTCGTACGTGAGCTGAGCATCGCTCAGATGATGGTCGCGAAACGACCAGCGGCCCATCGGCGGCGACTGGAAATGCGTCGAAGCAACTACGGGTCCAATCGCCGGAAGGACTGCAGGCCGATTTGCAGCGGCCAAAAAATGGCCACACCGCCAAGGAGAACCGTCAATGCGATGCCCGCCTCGGTCGCCAAGGGATGGCCGAGCACTGGCAGCACGCGGCCAAGCAAGCTGTCCGCCTGCGTGTGCTCTAGGATCACGCGGAAGTGGTACGGAACTGCCGTCAGCATGACGATCACGACGATGTAGGCCGCGCTCAGCACGAGCGTCAGCGTGCCGCCGAAGCCCGCCGCGATCTTCGACGGCGAGCGCTCGCGCAAGTCGGGCAAGCGCGCTCCCAGCCCGACCGCGATCGCCGAGAGTCCCAGGCAGAGCATCGCGCAGGAAAGTTGATGCACCAACAGAATCTCCAACCGGATATCGAGCATCATGTCGCTAAGCACCATCAAAGCGCAACAGGGAATGAGCGACGCGGCCGCCGCAAACAGGAATTTCGTCCACAGAATGACGTCGCGCTTGATTGGCAGCATTCCGAGAATCCAGAATCGCTGTCCCTCGAGGCTCACCATCGGAAAAATAAACCTCGTGGTGAAGGTCGAAAGAATCAGCCCGACCACTGCTAGATTCAAGAACCCGATCATGGCGGAGTAGCCGGGAGCGTAGCGGAATTTGCGGATATTAATGAAATAGAGCGCTAACAGCCCGAAAAAGATCAAACACTGCGACCATTGCACGGGATCGCGGCGAAAGAGGCGCAGCTCCTTCAGCAGCAACAATCGCATAGCCGACGGCGGTTTTTCTCCCCGGCCAAGGAGCAGCCGGTCGAGCCAACCGATCGCCGTTCGCCGGCGCGCGGTCCTCTCGGCGTGCACCCGGCTGAAGCTTGAACGATACACCCGCCGCGCCAACCCCGCAGCGATTTGATGGAAGAAAAGCGCGTTGGAAATCAGCAGAACCAAGAACATGACGCTCTGCGCCCAAGGATGATCGTCGGCAATTCCAATCTGT of the Pirellulales bacterium genome contains:
- a CDS encoding ATP-binding cassette domain-containing protein — encoded protein: MIHVRNLTKHYSDLRRGRFVALGGISFDAVPGQIYGLLGPNGAGKTTALRILSTVLQPTDGTATVNGYDVVTQPSLVRRQIGFVSANTGIYDRMTAWEMVEYFGRLYGMEAELLTERMNALFDRLKMNDIRDLLCSKMSTGMRQKVSIARAIVHDPPVVIFDEPTNGLDVLVARALLETVIELRDHLKCIVFSTHIMREAEKLCDQIAIVHRGQILAEGTLKQLQDKFAQRDLEELFFKLISERDEIGARDSGHASVRVDDT
- the mqnC gene encoding cyclic dehypoxanthinyl futalosine synthase, with the protein product MLQALLDKAIDGDRLTPDDGLRLIESHDLAALGRAADAVTRRLHPESYRTYNIDRNVNYTNICTAVCDFCAFYRKPKDAEGYVLDRDVLLAKIQETVDLGGDQILMQGGLHPEFKIEWYEELLQDIKLHFPQVNIHGFSPPEIHHFTKVSKLPLPTVLARLRDAGLGSLPGGGGEILVDRVRRAITRGKVLTDDWLNVHRVWHELGGRSTATMMFGHVETLAERIEHLERLRQLQDETGGFTAYICWTFQPDHTDMAEIPPAGAFEYLKTQAVSRLYLDNFASIQSSWVTQGLKTGQLALLFGANDMGSLMIEENVVSAAGTAHHLTLDEIRGAISELGYTPRRRNVFYELVDEAPAEPALAASAN
- a CDS encoding menaquinone biosynthesis protein, with the translated sequence MAAGKIRVGAVNYLNTKPLVHRLERLAPQAEVIFDLPSRLADGLAQRRFDVALIPSIEFFQDPGYRIVSDACIACRGPVFSVKLFCRVPAEKIRSLALDEGSRTSAALARILLKQRFGSEPALAPLPIGATLDDAKADAVLLIGDRAIHSPVGAFAEVWDLGDEWRRWAGLPFVFAIWTAWAGVDLDGLDVALGEARDLGVVDLEQIAAVEAAPLGLTVPQCVSYLRDHLHFYFGAPERRGLQLFYERAVEMKLAPPGRSLEVDECRAAAHGNADAGRVGYLGGAARVAERAGHQLSQSPVSNP
- a CDS encoding response regulator, with product MFVRVPRPDLILLNLESPKIDGPDVLAEIRIDKTLSAIPVVVLTSSKSEEDRLRSEFKQVDGYVRKPVNGDKFRRLIRDLRRFWHNDLILPGIALVP